In one Dermatophilaceae bacterium Sec6.4 genomic region, the following are encoded:
- the rplR gene encoding 50S ribosomal protein L18: MAKAKITKRSSSKQAARKRRHARLRKRISGTSTCPRLVVSRSAKHVFVQVVDDGIGQTLASASTMEADLRGSEGDKTAKAKQVGQLVAARAKDAGVQAVVFDRGGNKYAGRVAAIADGAREGGLKL; encoded by the coding sequence ATGGCTAAAGCAAAGATCACGAAGCGTTCCAGCAGCAAGCAGGCGGCCCGCAAGCGCCGTCACGCTCGCCTACGCAAGCGCATCTCCGGTACCTCGACGTGCCCGCGTCTGGTGGTGTCCCGCTCGGCGAAGCACGTTTTCGTGCAGGTCGTCGACGATGGCATCGGTCAGACCCTCGCATCTGCCTCCACGATGGAAGCAGACCTGCGCGGCTCTGAGGGTGACAAGACAGCAAAGGCCAAGCAGGTGGGCCAGCTTGTCGCTGCCCGCGCGAAGGATGCCGGTGTGCAAGCCGTTGTCTTCGACCGCGGTGGTAACAAGTACGCCGGCCGAGTCGCGGCGATCGCCGATGGCGCCCGCGAGGGCGGTCTGAAGCTATGA
- the rpsE gene encoding 30S ribosomal protein S5: MAGPQRRGAGGPPQGAASGGNAANSAGGNAGNDRGGRAGGGGRGGNDRGGRGGRGGDERNQYLERVITINRVSKVVQGGRRFSFTALVVVGDGQGTVGVGYGKAKEVPSAIAKGVEEAKKNFFRVPMIGDTIPHPFQGEAAAGVVLLKPASPGTGVIAGGPVRAVLECAGIHDVLSKSLGSDNAINIVHATVAALKGLERPEAVAARRGMPLDHVAPPRMQRAMAEAAAAAKAGA; the protein is encoded by the coding sequence ATGGCTGGACCCCAGCGTCGAGGTGCCGGTGGCCCCCCCCAGGGCGCCGCATCCGGTGGCAATGCCGCCAACTCCGCCGGTGGCAACGCCGGCAATGACCGTGGCGGCCGCGCAGGTGGCGGCGGCCGTGGTGGTAACGACCGTGGTGGCCGTGGTGGCCGTGGCGGGGATGAACGCAACCAGTACCTGGAGCGCGTTATCACCATCAACCGGGTATCCAAGGTCGTCCAGGGTGGTCGTCGGTTCAGTTTCACCGCGCTCGTCGTGGTCGGAGATGGACAGGGCACCGTCGGAGTCGGCTATGGCAAGGCCAAAGAGGTCCCGTCCGCGATTGCCAAGGGTGTTGAGGAAGCGAAGAAGAACTTCTTCCGCGTCCCGATGATCGGCGACACCATCCCGCACCCGTTCCAGGGTGAGGCTGCAGCAGGTGTTGTCCTGTTGAAGCCGGCATCGCCTGGTACCGGTGTCATCGCCGGTGGCCCGGTGCGCGCCGTGCTGGAGTGCGCGGGCATCCACGACGTGTTGTCCAAGTCGCTCGGCTCGGACAACGCGATCAACATCGTGCACGCCACCGTGGCTGCGCTGAAGGGCCTGGAACGGCCCGAGGCCGTCGCGGCTCGTCGCGGCATGCCGCTGGACCACGTTGCTCCTCCCCGGATGCAGCGTGCGATGGCAGAGGCGGCTGCAGCAGCGAAGGCAGGTGCCTGA
- the rpmD gene encoding 50S ribosomal protein L30 has product MASLKVTQIRSDIGGKPKHRETLRSLGLHRIGETVVKEDRPEFRGMVRSVAHLVTVEETD; this is encoded by the coding sequence ATGGCGTCGCTGAAAGTGACCCAGATCCGTTCCGACATCGGTGGCAAACCCAAGCACCGCGAGACCCTTCGTTCACTGGGTCTGCATCGGATCGGTGAGACCGTCGTCAAGGAGGATCGTCCCGAGTTCCGTGGGATGGTTCGATCGGTCGCCCACCTGGTGACCGTCGAGGAGACTGACTGA
- the rplO gene encoding 50S ribosomal protein L15, with product MSESKSTTGTVAPSAAREHALKVHHLRPAPGAKTAKTRVGRGEGSKGKTAGRGTKGTSARYQVPATFEGGQTPLHMRLPKLRGFKNPAKVTFQVVNLDKITALFPEGGSIGTQELVAKGAVRKGAPVKVLGTGEIGVTVQLTVAAFSQSAKEKIEAAGGSISAS from the coding sequence ATGAGTGAGAGCAAGAGCACGACAGGCACCGTGGCCCCGTCGGCTGCGCGTGAGCACGCCCTGAAGGTCCACCACCTGCGTCCCGCGCCGGGAGCCAAGACGGCCAAGACTCGTGTCGGTCGTGGTGAGGGTTCGAAGGGTAAGACCGCCGGACGTGGCACCAAGGGCACCAGTGCCCGTTATCAGGTGCCCGCCACATTCGAGGGTGGCCAGACGCCGTTGCACATGCGACTGCCGAAGCTGCGTGGTTTCAAGAACCCCGCGAAGGTCACCTTCCAGGTCGTCAACCTGGACAAGATCACCGCGTTGTTCCCTGAGGGCGGCTCCATCGGTACGCAGGAGCTCGTGGCCAAGGGCGCGGTTCGCAAGGGCGCCCCGGTCAAGGTGCTGGGTACCGGCGAGATCGGTGTGACGGTGCAGTTGACCGTCGCGGCCTTCTCCCAGTCGGCCAAGGAAAAGATCGAGGCAGCGGGCGGATCGATTTCCGCATCCTGA